The following are from one region of the Mycolicibacterium helvum genome:
- a CDS encoding anthranilate synthase component I: MQSNLAATTTREEFRALAAEHRVVPVTRKVLADSETPLSAYRKLAANRPGTFLLESAENGRSWSRWSFIGAGAPSALTVRDGEAVWLGATPQDAPTGGDPLAALHQTMALLSTGPLAGMPPLSGGMVGFFAYDFVRRLERLPQLAVDDLGLPDMLLLLATDLAAVDHHEGTITLIANAVNWNGTDDRVDWAYDDAVARLDVMTEALGQPLSSSVATFSRPQRQHRSQRTPEEYSAIVERLVKEIEAGEAFQVVPSQRFELDTAVDPIDVYRMLRVTNPSPYMYLLHIPDEAGGTAFSIVGSSPEALVTVKDGWATTHPIAGTRWRGQTEEEDQLLEKELLADEKERAEHLMLVDLGRNDLGRVCVPGTVRVEDYSHIERYSHVMHLVSTVTGLLADGRTALDAVTACFPAGTLTGAPKVRAMELIEEVEKTRRGLYGGVVGYLDFAGNADFAIAIRTALMSKGTAYVQAGGGVVADSNGPYEYTEASNKAKAVLSAIAAAETLSAP, translated from the coding sequence GTGCAATCGAACCTCGCCGCCACCACCACACGCGAGGAGTTCCGTGCGCTGGCCGCCGAACATCGCGTGGTGCCGGTGACCCGCAAGGTGCTCGCAGACAGCGAGACACCGTTGTCGGCGTACCGGAAATTGGCTGCCAACCGGCCCGGAACCTTCCTGCTCGAATCCGCGGAGAACGGGCGGTCATGGTCCCGTTGGTCGTTCATCGGAGCCGGGGCGCCGTCGGCGCTGACGGTTCGCGACGGGGAGGCGGTCTGGCTGGGCGCCACCCCGCAGGACGCCCCGACCGGCGGCGACCCGCTGGCGGCGCTGCATCAGACGATGGCACTGCTGTCCACCGGTCCGCTCGCGGGAATGCCGCCGCTGTCGGGCGGCATGGTCGGTTTCTTCGCCTACGACTTCGTTCGGCGTCTCGAACGGCTGCCGCAGCTGGCAGTCGACGATCTGGGGCTGCCCGACATGCTGCTGCTGCTGGCTACCGATCTGGCCGCCGTTGACCATCACGAGGGCACCATCACCCTGATCGCCAACGCGGTGAATTGGAACGGCACTGACGATCGCGTCGACTGGGCCTACGACGACGCCGTCGCGCGCCTCGATGTGATGACCGAGGCGCTCGGCCAGCCGCTGTCGTCGAGCGTGGCGACGTTCTCCCGGCCGCAACGGCAACACCGCTCACAGCGCACGCCCGAGGAGTACAGCGCGATCGTCGAGCGGCTGGTCAAGGAGATCGAAGCGGGTGAGGCCTTCCAGGTGGTGCCGTCCCAGCGCTTCGAGCTGGACACCGCCGTCGACCCGATTGATGTGTACCGGATGCTGCGGGTCACCAACCCCAGCCCATACATGTATCTCTTGCACATCCCGGATGAGGCTGGGGGAACGGCATTTTCGATCGTCGGCTCCAGCCCTGAGGCGCTGGTGACGGTCAAGGACGGCTGGGCCACAACGCATCCGATCGCCGGAACCCGGTGGCGCGGCCAGACCGAAGAGGAAGACCAGCTGCTGGAGAAGGAGCTGCTGGCCGACGAGAAGGAACGCGCCGAGCACCTGATGCTGGTCGATCTCGGCCGCAACGACTTGGGCCGGGTATGCGTGCCGGGCACCGTACGCGTCGAGGACTACAGCCATATCGAGCGCTACAGCCATGTCATGCACCTGGTGTCAACCGTCACCGGCCTGTTGGCCGACGGCCGCACGGCCCTGGACGCGGTCACGGCGTGCTTCCCGGCCGGCACGCTGACCGGTGCACCGAAGGTGCGCGCGATGGAGCTCATCGAAGAGGTGGAGAAGACTCGCCGCGGCCTCTACGGCGGCGTCGTGGGCTACCTGGATTTCGCCGGCAATGCCGACTTTGCGATCGCCATCCGCACCGCCCTGATGAGCAAGGGCACCGCTTATGTGCAGGCCGGCGGTGGGGTGGTGGCTGATTCGAACGGTCCGTACGAATACACCGAGGCATCCAACAAGGCCAAGGCGGTGCTCAGCGCGATTGCGGCCGCGGAAACGCTGAGTGCCCCGTGA
- a CDS encoding peroxiredoxin, whose protein sequence is MKRGDRVADFELPDQTGTVRSLTSLLADGPIVLFFYPAAMTPGCTKEACHFRDLGSEFAALGASRVGISTDAVEKQARFADSQSFDYPLLSDADGAVATAFGVKRGLLGKLIPVKRTTFVIDTDRTVLEVISSEVNMDAHADKALQVLKSR, encoded by the coding sequence ATGAAACGTGGAGACCGGGTTGCGGACTTCGAACTGCCGGATCAGACCGGCACCGTGCGCTCGCTGACGAGCCTGCTGGCCGACGGGCCGATCGTACTGTTCTTCTATCCGGCCGCAATGACGCCGGGCTGCACCAAGGAAGCCTGTCATTTCCGCGACCTTGGCTCCGAGTTCGCCGCGCTGGGTGCCAGCCGGGTCGGCATCAGCACCGACGCCGTCGAGAAGCAGGCCCGGTTCGCCGACTCGCAGAGTTTCGACTACCCGCTGCTGTCCGACGCCGACGGCGCGGTCGCCACGGCGTTCGGGGTCAAGCGCGGGCTGCTGGGCAAGCTCATCCCGGTCAAGCGCACGACGTTCGTGATCGACACCGACCGCACGGTGCTCGAGGTCATTTCCAGCGAGGTCAACATGGACGCCCACGCCGACAAGGCGTTGCAGGTACTCAAGTCGCGTTGA
- a CDS encoding 2-isopropylmalate synthase — MPSHRYASVYDRVEVPLTQRKWPDAQISQAPLWVPVDLRDGNQALAEPMDPARKRRFFELLVAMGYKEIEVGYPSASQTDFDFVRLLAESDIAPTDVTIVVFTPARRDLIERTVASIQGIPNDVVIHMYTATAPTWRDVVLGRNRAELRELILAGGRDVLEFAGDQTNIRFEFSPEVFNLTEPEYVLGLCNDMTALWEATAERPVILNLPATVEVATPNVYADQIEYMHCNLERRDSVILSVHPHNDRGTGIACAELAVLAGAQRVEGCVFGNGERTGNVDIATLALNLHVQGVDPMIDFSDIDEIARTVSHCTRMPIHQRHPYVGDMVHTAFSGTHQDAIKKGLAEHRERALSMGRSEREIDWRVPYLPIDPADIGRTYHAVIRVNSQSGKGGFAYVLLTEFGLDLPRGLQIDFARRAQTFADARGVEITAAELLDLFEVAYVNRGGPVELNEPVDGVDGLIRVLAGIGRPIEVMALTQQSVGDIWVAYLQYRRDDGTGWACGRGDSALAASMAAVMSAVNAT, encoded by the coding sequence ATGCCCTCGCATCGCTATGCCAGCGTCTATGACCGTGTGGAAGTGCCACTCACGCAACGGAAATGGCCCGATGCGCAGATCAGCCAGGCCCCGCTGTGGGTCCCGGTCGACCTGCGCGACGGCAACCAGGCGCTGGCTGAACCGATGGACCCCGCGCGTAAGCGCCGATTCTTCGAGCTGCTGGTGGCCATGGGGTACAAGGAGATCGAGGTCGGCTACCCGTCGGCCTCGCAGACGGACTTCGACTTCGTCCGGCTGCTGGCCGAATCCGACATCGCGCCAACGGATGTGACCATCGTCGTCTTCACCCCGGCCCGTCGTGATCTGATTGAGCGCACCGTCGCCTCGATTCAGGGCATCCCGAACGACGTTGTCATTCACATGTACACCGCAACGGCCCCCACCTGGCGTGACGTGGTCCTGGGCAGGAATCGTGCCGAGTTGCGCGAGCTGATTCTGGCCGGCGGCCGCGACGTGCTCGAATTCGCCGGCGATCAGACGAACATCCGTTTCGAGTTTTCCCCGGAGGTCTTCAACCTCACCGAACCCGAGTACGTACTAGGCCTCTGCAACGACATGACGGCGCTGTGGGAGGCCACTGCTGAACGTCCGGTGATCCTGAACCTGCCCGCCACCGTCGAGGTGGCCACACCCAACGTATACGCCGATCAGATCGAGTACATGCACTGCAATCTGGAGCGGCGTGACAGCGTGATCTTGTCGGTGCATCCGCACAATGACCGGGGGACTGGGATCGCGTGCGCCGAGCTGGCGGTGCTGGCCGGTGCGCAACGTGTGGAGGGCTGTGTGTTCGGGAACGGCGAGCGGACAGGCAATGTCGACATCGCCACGCTGGCATTGAATCTGCATGTGCAGGGTGTCGATCCGATGATCGACTTCTCCGATATCGACGAGATCGCCCGCACGGTTTCGCACTGCACGCGGATGCCGATCCATCAACGGCATCCGTATGTCGGTGACATGGTCCACACGGCATTTTCGGGAACCCACCAGGATGCGATCAAGAAGGGCCTGGCCGAACATCGCGAACGCGCACTGAGCATGGGCCGTTCCGAACGTGAAATCGATTGGCGTGTCCCATATCTTCCCATCGATCCGGCCGATATCGGGCGCACCTACCATGCGGTGATCCGGGTCAACTCACAGTCGGGCAAGGGCGGTTTCGCCTACGTGCTGCTCACCGAATTCGGACTGGACCTGCCCCGCGGGCTGCAGATCGACTTCGCCCGGCGTGCACAAACATTCGCCGATGCCCGCGGGGTGGAGATCACCGCCGCCGAGCTCCTCGACCTCTTCGAGGTGGCTTATGTGAATCGGGGCGGTCCCGTCGAACTCAACGAGCCCGTTGATGGGGTGGACGGGCTGATTCGGGTGCTCGCTGGAATCGGCCGGCCGATCGAGGTGATGGCACTGACTCAACAATCGGTCGGCGACATCTGGGTCGCCTACCTGCAGTACCGCCGAGACGATGGCACCGGCTGGGCATGCGGACGCGGCGATTCGGCGCTGGCGGCGTCGATGGCGGCGGTCATGAGCGCTGTCAACGCGACTTGA
- a CDS encoding FadR/GntR family transcriptional regulator: MVSPITQVQRHPLAAQTAQLLMGRIRDGEWPLGHRLPGETTLAAQLGVGRSTLREAIRELAGKGVLDSRQGAGVFVTALDAVEDWDTILRRTTIAAVIEARIAIEAEAAALAATRRTPADLRAIRRSLAARGVRGLPVPDHVDADAAFHRAVVVAAHNDVLTQLFDAFLPRLRLAMIDMLKIRPVPDEADHAAHQDLADAIADRNPAAAAAASRSHLSSLKESYS, from the coding sequence ATGGTTTCGCCGATCACCCAAGTGCAGCGTCACCCGCTGGCCGCGCAAACGGCCCAGCTGTTGATGGGGCGCATCCGCGACGGCGAATGGCCTCTGGGACACCGTCTTCCCGGCGAGACCACGCTGGCCGCGCAACTGGGCGTCGGTCGCTCGACACTGCGCGAGGCGATCCGCGAGCTGGCCGGCAAGGGCGTACTCGACAGCCGCCAAGGCGCTGGGGTGTTCGTCACCGCGTTGGACGCCGTCGAGGACTGGGACACCATCCTGCGGCGCACGACCATCGCGGCCGTGATCGAGGCGCGGATCGCGATCGAAGCCGAGGCCGCCGCACTCGCGGCCACTCGTCGGACCCCTGCCGATCTCCGGGCGATCCGCCGCTCCCTGGCCGCACGTGGGGTCAGGGGTTTGCCGGTCCCCGACCACGTCGACGCCGATGCCGCGTTCCACCGGGCGGTGGTCGTGGCAGCCCACAACGACGTGCTGACGCAATTGTTCGACGCGTTCCTACCGCGATTGCGGCTCGCGATGATCGACATGCTCAAGATTCGTCCGGTGCCCGATGAAGCTGACCATGCCGCCCACCAGGACCTCGCCGACGCAATCGCTGACCGCAATCCTGCCGCGGCGGCCGCCGCCAGCCGGTCGCATCTGAGTTCATTGAAGGAGTCGTACTCATGA